TGATATTTACGCGTTTTTTGAGATCAAAATGAGGCTAGAAAGTCTTAATGTGACAGTCTAAACCCTTACCAAATTCTTGCAATCTTCACATCTAAAACATATGCTTCTTCCTTTAGAATAGGCAAGTCATGAAATACGTTACCCAGACTGATTTATGGAGATACTACGAAGTACCTAAGATGAGGGCTAAATCGGGTGATGCAGATACCAAAGTGAGACTTTTAGGCAGGTTTAAGCAAGTTTATCCCATAAGCCTCTTTCCGGGTGAAATAGTGGTTGAACCTGGAAGAGTTGTGTGGATTAAAAGAAACGGTCCTTGGCAAGATGAAATTATAACTATTATGGCTTCTGATATTGCAACGGTTTACGCGTCGAGCGGATTATTTTTCGGCAGAGTCCATATAAAAAGTACAACCGGAGGACCGGAAATATTTCTGGATAAGATAGCGCGGCGTGACGCTTACGAAGTACGCAATTTAGTCGAAGGAATTGCATTGGGCTACAGGGACAATCCTAGAGTGGATTATCAGAATGTGACGGCAGGCAGACAACAGTTATTAGAAGCAGTATAAATTGCGGAGGTATGAATATGGCCAGAGGTTATACGTTTATTAATCAAGGTTTTCTAAAACAAAATGGGAGCGGCCATGCACCCGCTGATTTGGGGTGGGAAGACGAGGAAACTAAAGCAGCGAGAGAGGGTGAAAAAGACTTTATTAAAGAGTCTGTTAAGGAGGAGGAAAAGGTCGAGCAGAAAGTTAATGACTTAGTAGAAAAATCGGACAAATGCCTTGTCCATATAAGAGGAATTTTCCCTTTTGATTTTTTCCCTGATGAGGTGACTGTCGATATGAATAAGGTGAATTTTGTAAGTAATAGCCTTTTAACGAAACGCGTACACAGTGTTTTTATCAAAGATGTTTCGGATGTTTTTACAACGGACGGAATATTTTTTTCCAGATTAAGTGTCGTTGACGAGGGATTCATAGAAAACGAAATCGCAGTTAACTTTTTACATAAATCTGATGCAAACCGCGCCAGAAGAATTATTCAGGGATTAGTTGTCGCTGCTAAACAGGATATTGATATGTCGAAGTTCGGGCCAGGTCATTTCGATAAACAGAAGTTGGATTCACTGGGTCAGGCAAAAGGTGCAGAGTAACTAAACTACGTACAGAAAAACTCCATTTTCAACTTTAGTTGGTTTTTTGTTTGGGAATGGGTTGGTGTTGACCCGCTGAATTTTAGCACTCACCTTTTCACTATTATTCATAGACGGCTTGTGCTGCAATTTCGCGGGGCAAGCTACTTAATGTACAAGAAAATATTATTCTCCGATTTAATCGGTTGATTAGAAGGAAATTGATTTGTATTTACTATTATGCGTGTCCCTTTTTTACTATTCTTATAAACAAAATCTTCAAATTTTTGCATTGTTCTTTTGCGTCCGTAGACAAAAACTACGTCTGCAATTTTCAAATCTGCCTTCCAGAGATCTGAGCGCTTTACAATTATTTGGGCGGAGGCACCTTTTGCTTTTGCGCGAATTTTTGTAATTGCAATCAAAAATGGATTCAACTCATAACCAATTGCAGCAGCTCCTTTTTTGGCGGATGCGAGGAGCAATCTTCCGTCACCGGATCCAAGATCGATAGCAGTTTGGTTTTTTTTAAGATCCGCGAATTTCATTATTGTTTCTATCTTTTTTTTGTCGGTCGCAACGTAAGGAAGATCTAAAAATAAATCAAACATAAAAAGAAAAGACGAAAGGATCACAAAAAGAAGAGCAAAAATAACAACTATTAAAATTAAGGCGGCTATTACTTCCATTAACTTTTAGCTAAGGAGAATGGGCAAATATCCTTGAATGAGCAAAACTGACAAGTAAAAGAGCCCTCCTTGGGATTTGCGTTGAATTTGCCTGCTCTTATACCAGATGCCGTTACTTCCAGGGCACTTATGGCTTCGGATATTATAGACTGTGCGGGTTTAATAGTTGAAATCATTCCGTTTTCTAGGAAGTATATACCGATTTCATCAGGAAGTTTGCCATACTTTTTAAAGTAATAAAGAGTGTAAATTTTGAGCTGGATAGATTGTTTAACGTGATTCGTGCCCTTTTTTTCGTCAACATTTTCTGTAGATTTGAAATCGATGAGTCTAACTCTATCGCCTCTTTGCAAAAAATCAATTCTTCCCCTAACAATTATTTTCTCATGAGTGAATTTAAAAGGTTCTTCCACTACTACGTTGTCAACATCTTGGCTTTTTTCTCTTTCATAGAAGTCACTGATAACTTTGCGAGCTTTTGTTAGAACCAGTTTTTCATGCTCAGAACTGATAAAACCTTCGCTAACCCAGGCATTCTCTAGAACAGTGATTAAGTCGGAAAGGGGTAAAAGTTGACCACGGATTCTATAGCGATAAAATTCTTCAACAGCCTTGTGAAGGGCTATGCCATAAACTAGATTAAACGCACGAGGAACTTGGAGTTTAACAATATGTCCATACCAATACTGAAGAGCGCATGAAAGATAGCTTTCAACATCTATTCTGGAAAGATCTAATATTCTGTCTTGAAAAGACACCGTTTTCTTTTCGAAATCAAGAGTCATCTGAGCAGCGTTATCAGGTTTAAATCTTTCAATTTGTTCTATTGCTGAAGACTTTTGAGGCATCCCTTCTACTTGTGTCACATCTAGTGTTTCAAGAACAAAAGGTGAGACTTTGCGGGTTTTTTTCCCGCCATAATCTCTTGCATATGTAAGGTAGAGAAAATCCTTTGCACGAGTAAGACCAACATAAAACAAGCGCCTTTCTTCCTGGATGTGAAAATTACCACTTGGTAAACTTTCTTTTATTAGACTGTCGGGAAGAGGTATGGGCTCTGAACGGTCACGAACAGGAAACTTATCAGTTACGAGGCTGACGAGAAAGATTACCTTGTACTCAAGGCCTTTGGCTGAATGTATGCTCATAATATTTACTGCGTCAAGGTCGGGATCGATTTGTGCCGTTGAAGGATTTTCACCTGACTCCTGCATAACTTCTAGAAAGTTTGAGAAATTTATGGTGGATTGATCGTTCGTTACTTCATCAAACTCAGAAATTCTCTTGAAAAACTTTGCGATATTCGCAATTTTTCCTTGAGTATCTTCAGGGTCTTCTTCTTTTAGTTTTTTTAAATAACCTGATTCTTCAAGGTATGCATAAAGCGTTTTACCGGCATTTTGCTTGAGAGATAATTTTACGTACGTTTCTAAATCACTCTTTAGTTTTTCTAAAGCAATTTTTGAGTCGTCTGATATTTCCATTTCGTCAATGTTGGAGCCGGTGATAATTTTATAGAGGCTTAGGTTTGTTCTTCTGGAAAAATCATTCAATACTATCATGTCTTCCGGCGGGATATTGTAAAGTTCAGAAGTTGCAAGATAATATAGATTTAAATTGTCATCAAATGTTGAAAGGGCACGTAAAAATGCAATTAAAGATTTTATTTCTTCTCGGTCGTATAGGCCGAAAGACCCCACAAATGTTGATGGTATCGAGAGTATATTTAGGGCTTGGATAAATGGCCGTGCGCTACTATTTGCTCTAAGCAGTATTGCAATATCTCGATACATAATTTTTTTATCTTTGACTAATGCGTTTATTTCTTGAGCTACGATATCGGTTTCCTCAGACAATGTTGCGCCAAAAATGTTCTTTGGTTCTTGGCCGGGCTCCTTCCGTTCACTTATCAGTTTTTTGTTAATCTTATTTTTGATCTCAAGACGGTCCGGATTGTTATGACTAATTAATTTGTAAGCAGCGTCGAGAATTGGTTGGGTGGAACGATAATTTTTGGTTAAGACAACTTGAATGGCTTTTGGATAGATTTTTTTAAATTCCAGGATGTTAGAAATTGCGGCGCCGCGGAATTTGTAAATAGATTGATCATCATCACCGACAACACAGACGTTTTTATGTTTAGCTGCCAGGAGTTTCACGAATTCATTTTGAGCGTAGTTTGTGTCTTGGTACTCATCTATCAAAATGTACTTAAATTTGTTTTGATAAGTTTCTAAAACTTTAGGATGTCTACGGAATAAGTCTAAAACAAGATTTATCTGGTCGGAAAAATCCGCTAGGCCTGCCTTTCTTTTTAATTCTTCATATTTTGCAAAAAAATTAGCTAATTCTAATTGTCGTTGACGCTCTTCTTCGTCTTTTAGAGATGTTGCGTAAGCCATATATTGATCCGGTGTTAAATCTTCATCTTTCGCGCGGGAGACTAGCGAAAGCGCAGCTTCTATGAACTTATACGGATTAGATAAGGGTTTGTAATGATTTAGATTGAAGTCAAATAAATTTTGCTTAACGAATAGAATCTGCTCAGGTTTTGTTAGAACTCGAAACACTGGATTCAGTCCCATTTCTAGTGCATTGTCACGAAGAACTCTATCCCCAAAAGCGTGAAAGGTAGAAATCCATGTATCGATGAAACCATAAGGCACAAGAATATCTACCCTTCTTTCCATTTCTTCGGATGCTTTATCTGTAAAAGTGAGCGCTAAAATCTCAGAGGGTTCTGCAAGTTTCTTTTCGATAATGTATGCAATGCGATGCGTGATAACCGTCGTTTTACCAGTTCCTGCGCCGGCGATGATCAGCAGCGGGCCTTCTGTAGTCGTTACTGCTTTAAGTTGTTCAGGGTTGAGGTATTTTAAGACTTGGCTTGTCACGCGGCTATTTTAGCATGAAAGGTTTTAACAAAAGGATTAAAATTAGTGCGGAGATGAAAAAATATTTTTTTGTTGTTTTGGTCTTTGCATTTTTGTTTTTTCCGCAAGAGGTTTTTGCAAAAGATTATTATTTTCCTAGTGTTGAGGTGACTTATGATATTAACGTTGATGGTTCCATAGATGTCGTTGAAAAAAGGACTTATGAATTCGACGGAGGTTTTTCGTGGGCAGATATTTATATTCCCCTAAAGGTTTCGAGAAAAGGGACAAATTACAACGCTTCGATTACCAACTTTAAGGTTTCTGAAAATGGCGAAGAGATTGTACCGACGGAAGCTGGCCTTAAAGCAGGGAAATTTTACGCGATGTGGGGATATTCTGCCCTTGACGAGACCAGAACGTTTGAGCTTTCTTACACACTTTCTAATGCTTTGACTTCCGGACGTGATTTTGACGAATTTTATTGGCAGGTTATTGGGGACGAATGGGATAAGAGAACGGAAGCTGTCGATGTTACTGTAAATTTCCCGGGGGATATTGATAAAAACCAAGTTTATGCTTTTGCGCATGGCCCGACTAATGGAAAATACGATTTCGTCGATGACGATAGTGTCAGATTCCAGGTTGCTAATGTCCCGCCTAAACAATTTGTTGAAGTAAGACTCGTTTTTCCCAAGGGTACTCTTGCCGCTACTAACAGCTCAAACAAATCTTTGGAACAAATAATACGCGAAGAGGAGAATTACAGATCGCCGTTTCTTTGGAGAAAAATAGTTTTCCCCCTACTGCTTGTATTGACGGTAGGATGGTTGGTTTTCTGGATTTGGCAATGGCACAAATACGGAAAAGAACACGAGCAAGACCGGCCCAAATACGTACATGAACCGCCTTCAGACTTGCAACCGGCTCTTGTCGAAATGCTACTTTCCCAAGAAAACACAATCACCCCAAAGTCTTTTGGTGCAACAATTTTGGATTTGGCGAGGAGAAGGTATCTGGACATTGCTGTTTACAGACAGCTGAGAAATTTTTTGATGATCACTTCGGAAAAGAAAGAATATGGGATTGTTTTTAGAAAGCCGCTTGAGGAACTTAAGAAAGATAAGCAGCTTTTAGACTTTGAGAAAAAGATGCTTGAGGAAATTAGCATATATCAGGAAGCTCCGAGTGACCAAGAAAGAGTTGGTTATGGCTTAAAACCTCTTGATTTTATTATCAAGCTGGATAATTTGAAGGCAGGGTTGAGACGGCATAGAGCTTTTTGGCCAGGTTGGCAAGCGGAGATAAGAAAAGAAGCGAGCAAAAGGAACTTTGTAGAACAAGGGAGCGCGACGAGAAACACGTGGTTTTTTGGAAGTTTAGTATTAATTGTCGGAGTTTGGATAATCGGGTTTCAGATAACAGATGATTTATTTGGAGCGCCCAAAGCATTTTTCGCTATTATTTTTTGGTTCTTGTTTATGATTATTTGGGTTTCAACGTTTGTTCTCTTACCTTTTGGAAGGAAAAAGGGTTCTTATTTTAGCTTTGCTTTTATGAAAAAGTGGACACATGCTTGGGGTAAAGAAGCGAGAAAGTGGCAGGGGTTTATAAATTTTCTAGATGATTTTTCGCATTTCAAGAGGACATTGCCGGAACAATTGCCCTTATGGGAAAAGTATTTAGTTTATGGTCTTTTGTTCGGTCAGACAAAAAAGATTTTAGAGCTAATGCCGGAGAAACTCGGTGACCAGGTTCCGGGTTGGTACGTGACGTCTCGTGGAGGTCACATTAGTTATTCTGATTTTTCAGATGGAATCGGTAGTTTTAATTCAAGTTTTGCTTCGGCTCGCATTTCCGGCGGCTCAGGTGGAGGTTTCTCCGGCGGGGGTGGTGGAGGTGGAGGAGGCGGAGGCGGAGGCGCGGGTTAAAGTTTTGTCTTTAAACTTTTGGTTGCTTTTGCTTCGATTGTTTGGACCCCACTTCGTTCTGCTACGCAGAACTTCGAGGGTAAACTGTTTTTAGGTTTTTGATTTTAAACTTTTGACTGTACGATCTTCGATAGTTTGTACTGTTGATATTTTTGACGAAAGGCGGGCGAAGCGGGTGTTGACGTCGTCGCTGGAATTTGCGGCGTTTTTGATGTGTTTTGTGAGAAGCGAGAGTGAGCCACTAAATTTTTCTGTTTCGTCGGCGATTTCTCGAAGGGCTGCCAAAATTTGGCCGGCCTGTCTTTCGATCTTATTGCCTTCAAGCGACATAATGATTGCGCGTAAATATGCGTAGAGGGTGTTGGGGGAAACCGGGCGGACGCGCTTTCTGTAAGCGTATTCTTCGAGTTCCGGACTTTCGGTGAGAATTTCGTAGTAGACGACTTCGGAAGGAATATACATGAGGGCAAAATCAATTGTTCCTTCCTGCGGTTTGATATATTTACTGGAAATGGCGTCTATGTGTTTTTTGACATCGTTTATAAATGCTTTTCTGTAAAGAAGTTTTTCCTTTTCGTCCTGGGCTTTGGACATTTTGCGGATATTTTCCATTGGGAATTTGGCGTCAATTGGAATAATCCCTTGTTCTAACTTTAGAGCGGCATCCACAATTTCTCCGGATTTAAAAGCGTACTGAAGATGGAAATTTTGTTTCGGGAGGGATTGGCCTAAAAGATCTTTCAGTCCTGCCTCCCCCATTTGGCCACGCATCTTTGGAGACCTCAGAAACTCCTGCAGGTCTTTCATTCCCCTGCCAAGTTCTGTCATTTCGCCTACGGATTTGGAGACTTCAGAAATTACTTGCGCGGCTCTATCCAGTCTTTCATTGATTGCTTTTGTTTGCCGAACCATCGAATCTGTCGTGTTGTCCATAGAACCGCGCATGTCGGAAACAAGTTGTGAGAGGAGCTTGGTAGTTTCGTCGCTCTTTTTGTTGTCTGCGAGTTTTTTGATCTGCAAGTAGAGGAGCCCCATTGTGGCTAAAACTAGAACACCAACTACAAGCAGAATAGTCTGGGAATCCATCTGGTAGATTCTACCAAATTCGAAGCACGAAATCCGAACCGGTAATCGTCATTCTGGGGAACGGAGCGACTCCAGAATCTGATTAAGGCTGATTCTGGACAAGCCCTTCGACTTCGCTCATGGCCTATTAAGGGCCGTGAGTTTATCGAACGGCCAGAGTGACAGTTTTGTTTCGAGTTTCGAAATTCTAATTTCGAGTTTACAATGTATTTGTGGTCAAACTTTTACCTGTAGCGGCATTGATTGCTTTTCTATCTCTATTTGGACTTTCTTGGATAATTGTCGTAGTAGATCCAACTGCTGCACCATGGTTTATTTTTGCGTCCTTTGTTTTTTTAGTATTTTCTTTTAGTTTTAGTTTTCTGAGTCTCGTTCTTTATTTTGTTAGGACCAGGTTTTATAAGCGCTATAGCGCAAGTTGGTATGTTAAAACGTCTTTTAAGATGTCACTTTTTATTTCCATTTTTATCGCGATTTGTGCTGCTCTTGCGATTTTAAAACAGGTGACAGTAATTAATATTGGACTTGGAATTGTCGCAGTTGTTCTTTTTGCCGTTTGGAGTTATTTGGGAAAGAGAGAAGGGTAAATTTCTAATTTCTAATCAATTCCTAAATTGAAGAATTTCTAAAATTTTTAGGTCAATTAGTAATTAGGTTAATTAGAAATTAAACTTGTCGTTACTCTGAGAGAATTATAATTCCTTCTCTCCAACCGCCGGGGTCTTTGATAACGTTGCCGTCTTTTTGAAGAATGTGCGAGGTGATGGCAATCGCCTTATTTTCAAATTGTGGTGGTATTTGCCAATCCAGTTTGTAGGGAGATTTTTGAACCTTACCAATCATTTGCCATTTATTGTCGGCGTAAGTTTTTGCCCAGAACTGAACTTCTTGAGCAGAGCTAGGTTGGTCTACGGAAAGTTCTAAGTTAAGGGTCCCACCTCTTACAATTTCCCCGGCTTCCGGACTGGTGAGCCGTCCTCCGCTTGCGTTTCCTTGTTCATTTGTGATTTGAGTGGTTTGTCGGGAAAGGAGTGGTTTGCCAATTAAAAACAACGCAATTAGTCCAAGAATAATTAGAGCGGCAACTCCAAATGGATTAACTGGCCACCCTTTTTTACTTTTTTCTATAGGGCCTCGTTTTTCTGAGGATTCTTCCATTGTTCTTTATTATAACGGATTGGCATAAATGCGAATTTTTCGCAATTTGTGCCAAACGGCTACATACTTCTCTTGGGTAGGAATTTGGAGAAGTCTATATCGCAATTAGCCTACTGTCAAATTGAATTGTTTTGAGATAGAATGGCTTTACTTTAAGGGGACACTAAAAGTTTCCCCTTAATATTCCTCTTCCCAAGAGGACGATTTCGGACTGGCGGAGCCAGTTCCAAAATCAATATTAGACAAAATTCGCCTAGCGAATTTTGAAGAGGAGGAACAAATTAAAATTTGATTTAGGGTTGAAATTTCTTCTGTTTTGAAAGCTGCTGTATGAAAATCTTAAAAGTATTTACTGCCTTCCTTACCCTTTTTATTAATCTTGTCACTTTTGTCGGAGACGTAACTATTTGGGGGTTTCGAGGGATTTTTATTTGGGTTGAGGGCTTAAGAAGAGTTCTGCGGATTCCAAAGAGGATGCCCAGTAGATTCAAGGGTGTTACTAAGGTCTTCCGACATCCCGTTATCCGTGAAGATTTCAGTTTTAAGGTGGGGCTTTTAATGATTTTTGTTTCAATGGGATTAATTTGGTTTGCGACAAAAGATCTTCCAAGCCCAAGACAGCTCGAAACTAGAGAAGTGCCATTGACAACTAAAATATACGATAGAAATGGAGAACTACTTTTTAATGTGTACACAGACCAAAACAGAACTGTTGTTCCACTTTCCGAAATTCCAGACAATTTAAAATACGCAACGATTGCGATTGAGGATCAGGATTTTTATAAACATAAAGGCTTCGATGTCTACGGCATTATAAGAGCAGCTAGAGAAACAGTGTTCCAAGGAGATATCCAAGGTGGTTCGACGATAACGCAACAGTTAGTTAAAAGCGCCTTTTTGACGCCGGAGCGAACTATAACAAGAAAGGTTAAAGAATTATATTTGGCTTTCCGGGTAGAAATGGCATACCCCAAAGACAGGATACTTGAAATGTATCTCAACCAAGTTCCGTATGGCGGAACGGCCTGGGGAGCAGCCGCAGCTGCCGAGCAATATTTCGGGAAAGATGTTAAGGATTTGACGCTCGCGGAATCCGCGCTTCTTGCGGGATTGCCCCAAGCACCAACTTACTATTCCCCGTTTGGGCAAGATAAACAAAGGTCAGTCGAAAGACAGAGGCAGGTTTTGACAAGAATGGTTGAAGAAAATTACATCACAAGAGAGCAAGCCGAAGAAGCCGCAGCGCAACCGTTGGAATACAGGTCCGCGGCAACCGACATTAGGGCGCCTCATTTTGTAATGTTCGTCCGTGAATACTTGGCTGAAAAATATGGCGAGGCTGCTGCCGCGCAAGGCGGGTTAAAGGTGACTACAACTCTTGAGTTGAAAGTTCAAGAGATGGCCCAAGGCCAAGTAACGGAAAACATCGACAAGCTGAAAGCATTAAGAGTTGGAAACGGGGCTGCCGTAGTTACTAAACCACAAACCGGTGAAATCTTAGCGATGGTAGGGTCAAAAGACTTTTTCGATACAGAAAATGACGGTAATGTAAACGTAACTGTTGCCAATAGACAACCAGGGTCTTCCATTAAACCAATTAATTACGCGACAGCGCTCGCAAAAAGACTTATTACGCCGGCTACCGTGATTATGGACGTGCCAACTACTTTTTCGGGAGGACCACAACCTTACAGGCCTGTCAATTACGATGGTAAATTTCATGGTCCT
This DNA window, taken from Candidatus Curtissbacteria bacterium, encodes the following:
- a CDS encoding ATP-dependent helicase, whose protein sequence is MTSQVLKYLNPEQLKAVTTTEGPLLIIAGAGTGKTTVITHRIAYIIEKKLAEPSEILALTFTDKASEEMERRVDILVPYGFIDTWISTFHAFGDRVLRDNALEMGLNPVFRVLTKPEQILFVKQNLFDFNLNHYKPLSNPYKFIEAALSLVSRAKDEDLTPDQYMAYATSLKDEEERQRQLELANFFAKYEELKRKAGLADFSDQINLVLDLFRRHPKVLETYQNKFKYILIDEYQDTNYAQNEFVKLLAAKHKNVCVVGDDDQSIYKFRGAAISNILEFKKIYPKAIQVVLTKNYRSTQPILDAAYKLISHNNPDRLEIKNKINKKLISERKEPGQEPKNIFGATLSEETDIVAQEINALVKDKKIMYRDIAILLRANSSARPFIQALNILSIPSTFVGSFGLYDREEIKSLIAFLRALSTFDDNLNLYYLATSELYNIPPEDMIVLNDFSRRTNLSLYKIITGSNIDEMEISDDSKIALEKLKSDLETYVKLSLKQNAGKTLYAYLEESGYLKKLKEEDPEDTQGKIANIAKFFKRISEFDEVTNDQSTINFSNFLEVMQESGENPSTAQIDPDLDAVNIMSIHSAKGLEYKVIFLVSLVTDKFPVRDRSEPIPLPDSLIKESLPSGNFHIQEERRLFYVGLTRAKDFLYLTYARDYGGKKTRKVSPFVLETLDVTQVEGMPQKSSAIEQIERFKPDNAAQMTLDFEKKTVSFQDRILDLSRIDVESYLSCALQYWYGHIVKLQVPRAFNLVYGIALHKAVEEFYRYRIRGQLLPLSDLITVLENAWVSEGFISSEHEKLVLTKARKVISDFYEREKSQDVDNVVVEEPFKFTHEKIIVRGRIDFLQRGDRVRLIDFKSTENVDEKKGTNHVKQSIQLKIYTLYYFKKYGKLPDEIGIYFLENGMISTIKPAQSIISEAISALEVTASGIRAGKFNANPKEGSFTCQFCSFKDICPFSLAKS
- a CDS encoding Ig-like domain-containing protein, which gives rise to MEESSEKRGPIEKSKKGWPVNPFGVAALIILGLIALFLIGKPLLSRQTTQITNEQGNASGGRLTSPEAGEIVRGGTLNLELSVDQPSSAQEVQFWAKTYADNKWQMIGKVQKSPYKLDWQIPPQFENKAIAITSHILQKDGNVIKDPGGWREGIIILSE
- a CDS encoding 50S ribosomal protein L11 methyltransferase; translated protein: MEVIAALILIVVIFALLFVILSSFLFMFDLFLDLPYVATDKKKIETIMKFADLKKNQTAIDLGSGDGRLLLASAKKGAAAIGYELNPFLIAITKIRAKAKGASAQIIVKRSDLWKADLKIADVVFVYGRKRTMQKFEDFVYKNSKKGTRIIVNTNQFPSNQPIKSENNIFLYIK
- a CDS encoding DNA recombination protein RmuC, which translates into the protein MDSQTILLVVGVLVLATMGLLYLQIKKLADNKKSDETTKLLSQLVSDMRGSMDNTTDSMVRQTKAINERLDRAAQVISEVSKSVGEMTELGRGMKDLQEFLRSPKMRGQMGEAGLKDLLGQSLPKQNFHLQYAFKSGEIVDAALKLEQGIIPIDAKFPMENIRKMSKAQDEKEKLLYRKAFINDVKKHIDAISSKYIKPQEGTIDFALMYIPSEVVYYEILTESPELEEYAYRKRVRPVSPNTLYAYLRAIIMSLEGNKIERQAGQILAALREIADETEKFSGSLSLLTKHIKNAANSSDDVNTRFARLSSKISTVQTIEDRTVKSLKSKT
- a CDS encoding DUF2207 domain-containing protein, translated to MKKYFFVVLVFAFLFFPQEVFAKDYYFPSVEVTYDINVDGSIDVVEKRTYEFDGGFSWADIYIPLKVSRKGTNYNASITNFKVSENGEEIVPTEAGLKAGKFYAMWGYSALDETRTFELSYTLSNALTSGRDFDEFYWQVIGDEWDKRTEAVDVTVNFPGDIDKNQVYAFAHGPTNGKYDFVDDDSVRFQVANVPPKQFVEVRLVFPKGTLAATNSSNKSLEQIIREEENYRSPFLWRKIVFPLLLVLTVGWLVFWIWQWHKYGKEHEQDRPKYVHEPPSDLQPALVEMLLSQENTITPKSFGATILDLARRRYLDIAVYRQLRNFLMITSEKKEYGIVFRKPLEELKKDKQLLDFEKKMLEEISIYQEAPSDQERVGYGLKPLDFIIKLDNLKAGLRRHRAFWPGWQAEIRKEASKRNFVEQGSATRNTWFFGSLVLIVGVWIIGFQITDDLFGAPKAFFAIIFWFLFMIIWVSTFVLLPFGRKKGSYFSFAFMKKWTHAWGKEARKWQGFINFLDDFSHFKRTLPEQLPLWEKYLVYGLLFGQTKKILELMPEKLGDQVPGWYVTSRGGHISYSDFSDGIGSFNSSFASARISGGSGGGFSGGGGGGGGGGGGGAG
- the pbpC gene encoding penicillin-binding protein 1C; amino-acid sequence: MKILKVFTAFLTLFINLVTFVGDVTIWGFRGIFIWVEGLRRVLRIPKRMPSRFKGVTKVFRHPVIREDFSFKVGLLMIFVSMGLIWFATKDLPSPRQLETREVPLTTKIYDRNGELLFNVYTDQNRTVVPLSEIPDNLKYATIAIEDQDFYKHKGFDVYGIIRAARETVFQGDIQGGSTITQQLVKSAFLTPERTITRKVKELYLAFRVEMAYPKDRILEMYLNQVPYGGTAWGAAAAAEQYFGKDVKDLTLAESALLAGLPQAPTYYSPFGQDKQRSVERQRQVLTRMVEENYITREQAEEAAAQPLEYRSAATDIRAPHFVMFVREYLAEKYGEAAAAQGGLKVTTTLELKVQEMAQGQVTENIDKLKALRVGNGAAVVTKPQTGEILAMVGSKDFFDTENDGNVNVTVANRQPGSSIKPINYATALAKRLITPATVIMDVPTTFSGGPQPYRPVNYDGKFHGPVQVRFALANSYNIPAVKVLGLVGVGEMIKMAREMGITTFEDESRYGLSLTLGGGEVKMTEMATAFGVFANEGVRVDLVPVLKVEDSNGRVLEEFKPKAGRRVLSPEIAFLISSILSDNGARSAAFGANSMLNIRGKTVAVKTGTTDDKRDNWTIGYNPSFLVVTWVGNNDNSPMHPSLSSGVTGAAPIWNGIMTALLNDKVNEAFKVPSGVVGKEICTLTGGTKNEGCNNRFEYFLAGTEPTKDTFARSKVWIDKETGKVVQSGSPNAEEKDEVIISDPYSKQDFCASCPRPEASPSPPPT